A part of Papaver somniferum cultivar HN1 unplaced genomic scaffold, ASM357369v1 unplaced-scaffold_118, whole genome shotgun sequence genomic DNA contains:
- the LOC113330714 gene encoding uncharacterized protein LOC113330714, producing MGYKDEEMTHPTYNIHRFNKAITKPKGEIVLRILLGEIDTEVTLCVVDIDSPYNMLPGRPWVHAIKAVASTLHQCIRFPIPSGIGEIKGDVADAKHCNEMDVKSYEGRAKKRKDRWKRAKE from the coding sequence atgggatataaagatgaagaaatgacgCATCCAACTTACAATATACACAGATTCAATAAAGCAATTACAAaaccaaagggagagattgtaCTGAGAATATTACTAGGAGAAATAGACACAGAGGTGACATTATGTGTGGTTGACATAGAttcaccatataatatgttgccaGGAAGACCGTGGGTGCACGCGATAAAAGCTGTAGCGTCAACATTACATCAATGCATAAGGTTTCCAattccaagtggaataggtgagATTAAAGGAGATGTTGCAGATGCGAAGCATTGTAATGAAATGGATGTAAAGAGTTATGAAGGTCGTGCGAAGAAACGAAAAGATCGTTGGAAAAGGGCAAAAGaatga
- the LOC113330715 gene encoding UDP-glycosyltransferase 72E3-like yields METSSVTPTKQTHVAILTSPGMGHIIPSLELGKSLVSQHNLKVTLFIPTTSKSPESPTLQNNQDGLNVINLPPVDITHLVAGETSLVVGITTIVRESLASLRSIIETSQQIPTVLIIDLFSTDALDIADEFKMSKYMFCTSNMSAYAFLAYLPKIKRVKNSNDLVSRLTELVHVPGCKPIRVGLLADPNTGSYGCMLRHATRFKELSGVLLNTFEDLEQETYRALIDDEIAELIPTPSVYPVGPIIKPTVGPSQNQAIHCLSWLDNQPNGSVLFVSFGSGGSLSSEQVTELAFGLELSQKRFIWVVRNPVDFVLPSSYYLDAGNTKEIDPSDFLPDGFLARTQQVGLVLPNWAPQVEILSHASVGCFLSHCGWNSTLESILNGVPMIPWPLFADQHLNATLLSDDIKVAARTQIPPGKEVIRREEIERMIRLVMEEGDEEGQNLRRRAKELKTSALRAISIGGSSYNSLCQLVEKWNTESDSVQL; encoded by the coding sequence ATGGAAACTAGCAGTGTTACTCCAACAAAGCAGACTCATGTGGCTATTCTCACGAGTCCTGGCATGGGCCACATTATTCCAAGCCTAGAACTAGGTAAGTCTCTCGTCTCTCAGCATAACCTCAAAGTCACTCTTTTCATCCCCACAACTTCAAAATCACCAGAGTCACCAACCCttcaaaataatcaagatggtCTCAATGTCATCAATCTTCCACCAGTTGATATAACACATCTAGTCGCTGGCGAGACCTCTCTGGTAGTTGGGATCACGACCATTGTCCGTGAATCCCTCGCGTCTCTTCGTTcgataattgaaacatcacaacaAATTCCCACTGTTCTCATCATTGATTTGTTTTCTACGGATGCTTTAGATATTGCTGATGAATTTAAAATGTCCAAGTATAtgttttgtacatctaacatgAGTGCATACGCATTCTTAGCTTATTTGCCAAAGATCAAGCGGGTCAAGAACAGTAACGATTTGGTGAGTCGGCTCACTGAGTTAGTTCATGTGCCGGGTTGTAAACCAATCCGAGTTGGGCTATTAGCCGACCCAAACACTGGTAGTTATGGTTGTATGTTGCGACATGCAACTAGGTTCAAAGAGTTGTCTGGGGTGTTGCTGAACACATTTGAAGATCTCGAACAAGAAACATACCGAGCTCTGATCGATGATGAGATTGCCGAACTAATACCTACTCCAAGTGTATATCCAGTCGGACCCATAATAAAGCCAACAGTAGGTCCATCCCAAAATCAGGCCATTCATTGTTTGTCATGGCTTGATAATCAACCAAATGGTTCAGTGCTGTTTGTATCATTTGGAAGTGGTGGGAGTCTATCTTCTGAACAGGTTACCGAGTTAGCATTTGGGTTAGAATTGAGTCAAAAGCGATTCATATGGGTTGTGCGTAATCCAGTTGATTTTGTGTTGCCATCATCTTATTATTTGGATGCTGGTAATACAAAGGAAATCGACCCGTCAGACTTTTTACCTGACGGGTTTCTGGCACGTACTCAACAAGTTGGATTGGTACTACCAAATTGGGCACCACAAGTTGAAATATTGAGTCACGCTTCAGTGGGTTGTTTTTTATCGCATTGCGGGTGGAATTCAACATTAGAAAGTATCCTCAACGGCGTACCGATGATTCCGTGGCCATTGTTTGCTGATCAACACTTGAATGCCACACTTTTGTCAGATGATATTAAGGTAGCTGCTAGAACCCAGATTCCACCAGGGAAGGAAGTAATTCGTCGTGAAGAGATAGAGAGAATGATTAGACTGGTCATGGAAGAAGGTGACGAAGAAGGGCAAAATTTGAGGAGAAGAGCTAAAGAACTTAAAACAAGTGCGTTGAGAGCTATAAGCATAGGTGGGTCTTCCTATAATTCACTTTGTCAACTTGTAGAGAAATGGAATACCGAGTCGGACTCAGTTCAACTTTAA
- the LOC113330583 gene encoding aminopeptidase P1-like isoform X3 has product MMGDPLDGSRSLMASHNPPLHAMIVPSEDYHQSEYVSARDKRREFVSGFSGSAGLALVTKDDARLWTDGRYFLQATQQLSDRWKLMRIGEDPAVETWLADVAWLYNVRGSDVSYCPVVHAFAIVTTVSAFFYVDKMKISTEVHSHLEKNGIQVCDYDSVSSDVALLASGQLDSAIKGSQTEALNDQEISSSRNGENGAKETNPDLVWLDSGSCCYALYSKLNSRQVLLQQSPLALPKAVKNPVELDGLRKAHIRDGAAVVQYLVWLDKQMQSNYEASGYFIESEKTNKRKHPESIKLTEVSASDKLESFRASKEHFKGLSFPTISSVGPNAAIIHYQPEPDTCAELDADKIYLFDSGAQYQDGTTDITRTVHFGKPSAHEKACYTAVLKGHIALDTARFPNGTNEHALDILARVPLWKNGLDYRHGTGHGIGSYLNVHEGPHLISFRPQARNVPLQASMTATDEPGYYEDGNFGIRLENVLIVNDADTKFNFGDKGYLSFEHITWAPYQIKMMDTSMLVPDEIEWVNTYHSKCREILAPFLDESEMTWLKNATEPISV; this is encoded by the exons ATGATGGGAGATCCTTTAGATGGATCAAGGTCTTTAATGGCTTCACATAACCCTCCTCTTCATGCTATGATAGTACCTTCTGAAGATTATCATCAG AGTGAATATGTTTCTGCCAGGGATAAAAGGCGCGAATTTGTTTCTGGGTTCTCTGGAAGTGCTG GTTTGGCCCTTGTGACAAAGGATGATGCACGATTATGGACTGATGGACGGTACTTCTTGCAAGCAACACAACAGCTGAGTGATCGATGGAAGCTCATGCGGATTGGAGAAGATCCAGCTGTCGAGACATGGTTAGCTGAT GTAGCTTGGCTGTATAATGTTCGAGGAAGTGATGTTTCCTACTGTCCCGTTGTTCATGCATTTGCAATAGTAACAACAGTTTCAGCTTTCTTTTACGTGGACAAAATGAAGATTTCTACTGAG GTGCACTCCCATCTGGAAAAGAATGGAATACAAGTCTGTGATTATGATTCAGTAAGCTCAGATGTGGCCTTGCTTGCATCTGGTCAACTCGATTCTGCAATCAAGGGATCTCAGACTGAGGCCTTAAACGATCAGGAAATCAGTTCTTCTCGTAATGGTGAAAATGGAGCCAAAGAAACTAATCCTGACCTCGTATGGCTTGACTCTGGTTCATGCTGCTATGCCTTGTACTCAAAACTGAACTCTCGCCAGGTTCTTCTCCAACAGTCACCTTTAGCCCTTCCGAAAGCCGTCAAG AACCCTGTGGAGTTGGATGGCTTACGCAAGGCACATATTCGAGATGGTGCAGCTGTCGTCCAGTACCTTGTTTGGCTGGATAAGCAG ATGCAATCTAATTACGAAGCTTCTGGTTAtttcatagaatcagaaaaaactAACAAAAGAAAGCATCC GGAGTCCATAAAACTAACAGAAGTGTCAGCGAGTGACAAGCTAGAGAGCTTTCGTGCATCGAAAGAG CATTTCAAAGGCCTAAGCTTTCCTACTATTTCATCTGTTGGTCCGAATGCGGCAATTATTCATTATCAACCAGAGCCTGATACATGTGCTGAGCTTGATGCTGATAAGATTTATCTATTTGATTCTGGAGCACAG TATCAAGATGGAACAACTGATATTACTCGGACTGTTCATTTTGGCAAGCCTTCGGCACATGAGAAAGCATGCTATACTGCG GTTCTCAAAGGTCATATTGCTTTGGACACTGCCAGATTTCCAAACGGGACAAACG AGCATGCTCTTGACATTCTTGCTCGAGTTCCTTTGTGGAAGAATGGTCTTGACTACCGACATGGAACTGGTCACGGGATTGGGTCATACTTGAATGTTCATGAAG GACCTCACTTGATTAGTTTCAGACCGCAAGCTCGCAATGTGCCATTACAGGCTTCTATGACTGCAACAGATG AACCTGGTTATTATGAGGATGGTAACTTTGGTATAAGATTGGAGAATGTGCTTATAGTGAATGATGCTGACACAAAATTCAATTTTGGCGACAAGGGTTACTTATCATTTGAGCACATAACATGG GCACCATATCAGATAAAAATGATGGACACGAGCATGTTAGTACCAGACGAGATAGAATGGGTCAACACGTACCATTCTAAATGTAGAGAAATTCTAGCACCATTTTTGGACGAGTCAGAGATGACATGGTTGAAGAATGCTACTGAACCTATAAGTGTTTAA
- the LOC113330583 gene encoding aminopeptidase P1-like isoform X2, with translation MMGDPLDGSRSLMASHNPPLHAMIVPSEDYHQSEYVSARDKRREFVSGFSGSAGLALVTKDDARLWTDGRYFLQATQQLSDRWKLMRIGEDPAVETWLADNLPNYATVGVDPWCVSVDTAQRWENAFAKKQLKLVQLGTNLVDEVWENRPPPEVNPVSVQPLEFAGRSVAEKLKDLREKLLKEKARGIIFTTLDEVAWLYNVRGSDVSYCPVVHAFAIVTTVSAFFYVDKMKISTEVHSHLEKNGIQVCDYDSVSSDVALLASGQLDSAIKGSQTEALNDQEISSSRNGENGAKETNPDLVWLDSGSCCYALYSKLNSRQVLLQQSPLALPKAVKNPVELDGLRKAHIRDGAAVVQYLVWLDKQMQSNYEASGYFIESEKTNKRKHPESIKLTEVSASDKLESFRASKEHFKGLSFPTISSVGPNAAIIHYQPEPDTCAELDADKIYLFDSGAQYQDGTTDITRTVHFGKPSAHEKACYTAVLKGHIALDTARFPNGTNEHALDILARVPLWKNGLDYRHGTGHGIGSYLNVHEGPHLISFRPQARNVPLQASMTATDEPGYYEDGNFGIRLENVLIVNDADTKFNFGDKGYLSFEHITWAPYQIKMMDTSMLVPDEIEWVNTYHSKCREILAPFLDESEMTWLKNATEPISV, from the exons ATGATGGGAGATCCTTTAGATGGATCAAGGTCTTTAATGGCTTCACATAACCCTCCTCTTCATGCTATGATAGTACCTTCTGAAGATTATCATCAG AGTGAATATGTTTCTGCCAGGGATAAAAGGCGCGAATTTGTTTCTGGGTTCTCTGGAAGTGCTG GTTTGGCCCTTGTGACAAAGGATGATGCACGATTATGGACTGATGGACGGTACTTCTTGCAAGCAACACAACAGCTGAGTGATCGATGGAAGCTCATGCGGATTGGAGAAGATCCAGCTGTCGAGACATGGTTAGCTGAT AATCTGCCAAACTATGCCACTGTTGGGGTAGACCCGTGGTGTGTATCAGTAGATACCGCACAAAGATGGGAGAATGCTTTTGCtaaaaaacaactaaaactaGTTCAGCTGGGAACAAACTTGGTAGACGAAGTATGGGAAAACCGCCCACCTCCAGAAGTTAATCCTGTTAGCGTACAACCTCTAGAATTTGCAGGTCGTTCTGTTGCAGAAAAATTGAAAGACCTGCGAGAAAAGCTCCTGAAGGAAAAAGCTCGTGGTATCATTTTCACAACATTGGATGAG GTAGCTTGGCTGTATAATGTTCGAGGAAGTGATGTTTCCTACTGTCCCGTTGTTCATGCATTTGCAATAGTAACAACAGTTTCAGCTTTCTTTTACGTGGACAAAATGAAGATTTCTACTGAG GTGCACTCCCATCTGGAAAAGAATGGAATACAAGTCTGTGATTATGATTCAGTAAGCTCAGATGTGGCCTTGCTTGCATCTGGTCAACTCGATTCTGCAATCAAGGGATCTCAGACTGAGGCCTTAAACGATCAGGAAATCAGTTCTTCTCGTAATGGTGAAAATGGAGCCAAAGAAACTAATCCTGACCTCGTATGGCTTGACTCTGGTTCATGCTGCTATGCCTTGTACTCAAAACTGAACTCTCGCCAGGTTCTTCTCCAACAGTCACCTTTAGCCCTTCCGAAAGCCGTCAAG AACCCTGTGGAGTTGGATGGCTTACGCAAGGCACATATTCGAGATGGTGCAGCTGTCGTCCAGTACCTTGTTTGGCTGGATAAGCAG ATGCAATCTAATTACGAAGCTTCTGGTTAtttcatagaatcagaaaaaactAACAAAAGAAAGCATCC GGAGTCCATAAAACTAACAGAAGTGTCAGCGAGTGACAAGCTAGAGAGCTTTCGTGCATCGAAAGAG CATTTCAAAGGCCTAAGCTTTCCTACTATTTCATCTGTTGGTCCGAATGCGGCAATTATTCATTATCAACCAGAGCCTGATACATGTGCTGAGCTTGATGCTGATAAGATTTATCTATTTGATTCTGGAGCACAG TATCAAGATGGAACAACTGATATTACTCGGACTGTTCATTTTGGCAAGCCTTCGGCACATGAGAAAGCATGCTATACTGCG GTTCTCAAAGGTCATATTGCTTTGGACACTGCCAGATTTCCAAACGGGACAAACG AGCATGCTCTTGACATTCTTGCTCGAGTTCCTTTGTGGAAGAATGGTCTTGACTACCGACATGGAACTGGTCACGGGATTGGGTCATACTTGAATGTTCATGAAG GACCTCACTTGATTAGTTTCAGACCGCAAGCTCGCAATGTGCCATTACAGGCTTCTATGACTGCAACAGATG AACCTGGTTATTATGAGGATGGTAACTTTGGTATAAGATTGGAGAATGTGCTTATAGTGAATGATGCTGACACAAAATTCAATTTTGGCGACAAGGGTTACTTATCATTTGAGCACATAACATGG GCACCATATCAGATAAAAATGATGGACACGAGCATGTTAGTACCAGACGAGATAGAATGGGTCAACACGTACCATTCTAAATGTAGAGAAATTCTAGCACCATTTTTGGACGAGTCAGAGATGACATGGTTGAAGAATGCTACTGAACCTATAAGTGTTTAA
- the LOC113330583 gene encoding aminopeptidase P1-like isoform X1, with translation MMGDPLDGSRSLMASHNPPLHAMIVPSEDYHQSEYVSARDKRREFVSGFSGSAGLALVTKDDARLWTDGRYFLQATQQLSDRWKLMRIGEDPAVETWLADNLPNYATVGVDPWCVSVDTAQRWENAFAKKQLKLVQLGTNLVDEVWENRPPPEVNPVSVQPLEFAGRSVAEKLKDLREKLLKEKARGIIFTTLDEAMHNLVAWLYNVRGSDVSYCPVVHAFAIVTTVSAFFYVDKMKISTEVHSHLEKNGIQVCDYDSVSSDVALLASGQLDSAIKGSQTEALNDQEISSSRNGENGAKETNPDLVWLDSGSCCYALYSKLNSRQVLLQQSPLALPKAVKNPVELDGLRKAHIRDGAAVVQYLVWLDKQMQSNYEASGYFIESEKTNKRKHPESIKLTEVSASDKLESFRASKEHFKGLSFPTISSVGPNAAIIHYQPEPDTCAELDADKIYLFDSGAQYQDGTTDITRTVHFGKPSAHEKACYTAVLKGHIALDTARFPNGTNEHALDILARVPLWKNGLDYRHGTGHGIGSYLNVHEGPHLISFRPQARNVPLQASMTATDEPGYYEDGNFGIRLENVLIVNDADTKFNFGDKGYLSFEHITWAPYQIKMMDTSMLVPDEIEWVNTYHSKCREILAPFLDESEMTWLKNATEPISV, from the exons ATGATGGGAGATCCTTTAGATGGATCAAGGTCTTTAATGGCTTCACATAACCCTCCTCTTCATGCTATGATAGTACCTTCTGAAGATTATCATCAG AGTGAATATGTTTCTGCCAGGGATAAAAGGCGCGAATTTGTTTCTGGGTTCTCTGGAAGTGCTG GTTTGGCCCTTGTGACAAAGGATGATGCACGATTATGGACTGATGGACGGTACTTCTTGCAAGCAACACAACAGCTGAGTGATCGATGGAAGCTCATGCGGATTGGAGAAGATCCAGCTGTCGAGACATGGTTAGCTGAT AATCTGCCAAACTATGCCACTGTTGGGGTAGACCCGTGGTGTGTATCAGTAGATACCGCACAAAGATGGGAGAATGCTTTTGCtaaaaaacaactaaaactaGTTCAGCTGGGAACAAACTTGGTAGACGAAGTATGGGAAAACCGCCCACCTCCAGAAGTTAATCCTGTTAGCGTACAACCTCTAGAATTTGCAGGTCGTTCTGTTGCAGAAAAATTGAAAGACCTGCGAGAAAAGCTCCTGAAGGAAAAAGCTCGTGGTATCATTTTCACAACATTGGATGAGGCAATGCACAATTTG GTAGCTTGGCTGTATAATGTTCGAGGAAGTGATGTTTCCTACTGTCCCGTTGTTCATGCATTTGCAATAGTAACAACAGTTTCAGCTTTCTTTTACGTGGACAAAATGAAGATTTCTACTGAG GTGCACTCCCATCTGGAAAAGAATGGAATACAAGTCTGTGATTATGATTCAGTAAGCTCAGATGTGGCCTTGCTTGCATCTGGTCAACTCGATTCTGCAATCAAGGGATCTCAGACTGAGGCCTTAAACGATCAGGAAATCAGTTCTTCTCGTAATGGTGAAAATGGAGCCAAAGAAACTAATCCTGACCTCGTATGGCTTGACTCTGGTTCATGCTGCTATGCCTTGTACTCAAAACTGAACTCTCGCCAGGTTCTTCTCCAACAGTCACCTTTAGCCCTTCCGAAAGCCGTCAAG AACCCTGTGGAGTTGGATGGCTTACGCAAGGCACATATTCGAGATGGTGCAGCTGTCGTCCAGTACCTTGTTTGGCTGGATAAGCAG ATGCAATCTAATTACGAAGCTTCTGGTTAtttcatagaatcagaaaaaactAACAAAAGAAAGCATCC GGAGTCCATAAAACTAACAGAAGTGTCAGCGAGTGACAAGCTAGAGAGCTTTCGTGCATCGAAAGAG CATTTCAAAGGCCTAAGCTTTCCTACTATTTCATCTGTTGGTCCGAATGCGGCAATTATTCATTATCAACCAGAGCCTGATACATGTGCTGAGCTTGATGCTGATAAGATTTATCTATTTGATTCTGGAGCACAG TATCAAGATGGAACAACTGATATTACTCGGACTGTTCATTTTGGCAAGCCTTCGGCACATGAGAAAGCATGCTATACTGCG GTTCTCAAAGGTCATATTGCTTTGGACACTGCCAGATTTCCAAACGGGACAAACG AGCATGCTCTTGACATTCTTGCTCGAGTTCCTTTGTGGAAGAATGGTCTTGACTACCGACATGGAACTGGTCACGGGATTGGGTCATACTTGAATGTTCATGAAG GACCTCACTTGATTAGTTTCAGACCGCAAGCTCGCAATGTGCCATTACAGGCTTCTATGACTGCAACAGATG AACCTGGTTATTATGAGGATGGTAACTTTGGTATAAGATTGGAGAATGTGCTTATAGTGAATGATGCTGACACAAAATTCAATTTTGGCGACAAGGGTTACTTATCATTTGAGCACATAACATGG GCACCATATCAGATAAAAATGATGGACACGAGCATGTTAGTACCAGACGAGATAGAATGGGTCAACACGTACCATTCTAAATGTAGAGAAATTCTAGCACCATTTTTGGACGAGTCAGAGATGACATGGTTGAAGAATGCTACTGAACCTATAAGTGTTTAA